The proteins below are encoded in one region of Natronococcus sp. CG52:
- a CDS encoding winged helix-turn-helix transcriptional regulator translates to MVEPPHAEEFIERVLSNEIARPPGSEQAEKDNQTMSALLNLLGKKHTIVILHQFATGDGPLRFSDLEAVVDIAPNTLSNRLEELTEVGLLTRKAYNEIPPRVEYDATEKARDLAPVFWYLGVWTERHDLEPVTTDD, encoded by the coding sequence ATGGTTGAGCCACCTCACGCTGAAGAATTTATTGAGAGAGTTCTCTCCAACGAGATAGCGAGGCCGCCCGGTTCCGAACAAGCCGAGAAAGACAATCAAACGATGTCTGCACTGCTGAATCTACTGGGGAAGAAACACACTATCGTAATCTTACATCAGTTCGCAACTGGTGACGGCCCGTTACGATTCAGCGATCTGGAAGCGGTCGTTGATATCGCGCCAAACACGCTCTCAAATCGACTCGAGGAACTCACTGAAGTCGGATTACTGACGCGGAAAGCGTACAACGAGATCCCGCCCCGTGTAGAGTACGATGCCACGGAGAAAGCGAGAGATTTGGCGCCCGTATTCTGGTATCTCGGTGTCTGGACCGAGCGTCACGACCTCGAACCGGTCACTACCGATGATTAG
- a CDS encoding DUF6069 family protein, producing MQVSVTRLVTYGLIAVILTSLVNGLVRTIALTVFDVPNVFALWWEPVLVASAVGAIGATIVYGLLTRVSNRPNRIFTIAAVTVLALSFAGPIGALLAPPPELADAPWTVFATLIAMHVTAATTIVGVLTRAPTAEVELP from the coding sequence TTGCAAGTCAGCGTCACCCGTCTGGTCACCTATGGGTTGATAGCGGTGATCCTCACCAGTCTCGTCAACGGGCTCGTACGCACGATCGCACTTACCGTCTTTGACGTCCCGAACGTCTTCGCGCTGTGGTGGGAACCAGTACTCGTCGCATCAGCAGTTGGGGCGATTGGTGCGACCATCGTGTACGGACTCCTCACCCGGGTTTCGAACCGACCGAACCGGATCTTTACGATCGCCGCAGTGACCGTGCTCGCACTCTCGTTTGCCGGTCCAATTGGTGCTCTTCTCGCTCCACCGCCAGAGCTCGCTGATGCGCCCTGGACCGTCTTTGCCACGCTCATCGCAATGCACGTGACCGCAGCGACCACCATCGTCGGCGTTCTAACCCGCGCACCGACCGCGGAGGTGGAATTACCATGA